The DNA region gaatgaattcttggcactagtttcatgctcatcatagtaacgaatgcctcgtcaacacttatagttctcattgtgcttcatgattcttgattgtatctttattgtgctcatcacgtaaggaacctttgaggaatgctttgaattgttgtatgcgcttttccatccaattcattaacttaaggagaacttgaaggttaatttaagcgtatctaattaacttggggtgttgagtttcataatttattgaaagaacaactgaaaatcattttgtttgcaagtgtgtcatgtgtggagaagaacctcctaactagccttttatccatccttttcatccaaaaacgttttacaatctgttttgttttaaagtttctgttttgttttcaattttcgtccaaaacaaatccccctttattttgaagtcttagattagttagaaagtgttttgatttgtgtttctaagtgtttttattcaagtttttatccaacttcgtccaagttcttgttaggttctcaaaactgcccagaaagtggtttttaggtagttttgagtcattaggttgctgttttgagttttatgtttgtttaagtattttaaagtatagttttgcattctttgagtctagtttagtgttttaaattttatttttatgtttttaagtcagttttcaagtgtttagcaatccctcctaatcctcggcctagaacgatccctacttacatactttactacatttgataaaaagagggtttaatttgtgtgcttatatatttcgcatcaaattttggcgccgttgccggggattagcaactttgctaatctcttggattgttttctttcgaattattgtattttgtttaagtttctgtttaagttgctgatttgttttgttttctttgtttttaggtactagtttatgacccgtagctcacaacctgttcgtgagcatatctccgactttgacggtgattttgagaggactttgagaaggaaaaagaaattgcaagagtctaatcctcttagtcccgagcctgaattagaagagcaaggtatagccatggacaaccgtacactcaaggagcttgccgcctcgggtttggataatgccgcaccattgtgtatccaatatcccatggctgctcaaggtaaaaccgaagagttcgagttaaagtcaagtttgctccaccacattccaaagttccatgggctttccatggaggatccgaacaaacatttgaaggaatttgaagtggtgtgctcaagtatgactccgattaccgttgacggaagtattttaaagatgaaggcttttccattctctttaatggacaaagccaaggattggttatacgagttggctcccggtacagttacatcttgggagagtatgaagagggcgtttctggagaagtttttcccaacttctcgtatcattcttcttcgtaaaaaaataagtggaattcagcaaagccaaggtgaatcttttccatcttattatgaacgatttaaatcacttgttgcttcttgtccacagcatcagatgaaggaggagttacttcttcaatacttttacgaaggtcttttaccacttgaacggcaaatgttggatgcttccgcgggaggagctctagtggataagacacctagggatgccaaaactctcattgcgaatcgagcactcaatgcacaacaatatgaaggtgttgggcaaagagacaccccacggccacatcatgtcaatgaggtaagttctatttctgagttacaatcccaaatggctaaccttacgtctatgttatcgcagttggttgaaggccccaaaacgcaaggaactacaatctgtggtgtatgctccattcaaggacaccaatctgatcaatgccctcaattaattgagaatggaggatgggaatcggccaatgctgtgggttatgggaatcaaaaccaaccaaggaatgatcctttctccaatacatacaacccgggatggcgtgaccaccccaatttcagatggagagatgcaccacaatatggccaacaaagtggattccgacaacccccgggtttctttccaaggccaatggaaccacaaccacctcctcaggcacaatcttcccaaaccaacccaggtacgtctatgaatgatgataaaacatatcagttactaaccaccatggcgcagggaatgcagaaccaagcaaaggaggttaatgagctgaagaagcaaatgggacaaatggccgaatttttggggcaattccgtgaaaatggtaagttaccaagcactacggtggtcaatccaaagggtggcttcgaatctgcaaaggctatcacattacgaagtggaaaagaggtgagaaacaaggaagatgagaagatacaactcaaggaagatgagaacacctaccccacggcaagggtaccatcacccatgccgcagccatctaagacatcccatccgtccacctcaggtaagaatgttccaaatgttgtgatttcgaacactaatctgcccaatgttccTTTCCCTCGTAGATTTGCACAatcgaagaaagaagaaagcgaaAAGGACATTTTGGATACCTTTCGAAAAGTCCAAGTGAACATTCCTTTACTTGATGCTATTAAGCAAGTGCCCAGGTAcgcaaagtttttaaaagaattatgcacaactaggaaaagaatttcaaacaaagaagttgtgaaggtaagtgaaaatgtatcTGCGGTTTTGCAACGGAAGTTACCTCCAAAGTGTAAGGATCCAGGGAGCTTTACTATCCCATGCGTAATTggaaacactagatttgaaaaatgcatgttagatttaggtgcttctattaatgttatgccatattccatttatgcatcaatgAACCTTGGTGAGTTAAAACAAGATGGCGTGATaattcaattggccgatcgttctaacgcttatcccaagggagtccttgaggatgttttagtgcaggtcaatcatcttatctttcctgcagatttttatgtcttagaaatggaggattcaagccatgctccatcattgccaatcttgctaggccgaccattcatgaaaacagcgagAACAAAAATAGATGTGTTTATGGGAACATTAACCATGGAGTTTGATGGAGACATTATtcgttttaatctttctgaaaccattaaatatccaatggaggaccattcttgtttcgctattgacattgttgattctttggcacaggtacatttggatcgaatgaacgacgatgcacttgaaataGCCTTAGTACACGGCATAGGAGCaagaaacaagtgtgggggaatccaAGCAACCCACGGCATGGAATCTGACCATATTGCCGTGCCCCCTTGTGGTGAAGTGTTTGAAATGGTCGCGGCCCTCGAGTCATTGACATCACATTCTGGTAAGTCTTCACTCTCAATTTTAGATTCGGTTTTGGCTAACAAGTTACTTCCATCcattgtgcagccacctacacttgagttgaagccattacctagtcacttgaagtatgttttcttgggagaagatCAAACACTACCCGTCATCATATCTAGCTCACTCAcagcccaagaagaagacaagttgataagggtgttaaaggagcacaaatctgccattggatggaccttggcggatatcaaaggcattagtcccaccacgtgcatgcatcgcatccttTTGGAGGAGGGAGCTAAGCCATCTCGGGAGGCTCAACGTCGCCTTAATCCACCCATGTTGGAAGTAGTAAAGAAGGAGGTTATAAAATTGCTTGACTGTGGTGTTATATACCCTatttctgatagtcgttgggtgtctCCCGTGCAggttgttccaaagaagtccgggatcacggtggtgaagaatgaagaacaagaGCTTGTACCCACTCGTGTGGTGACCGGTTGgcgtgtttgtattgattacaggaagttaaatgccatgacaaggaaagatcactttCCGTTGCCATTCCTggatcaaatgttagaaaggttagccggttataaattttattgctttcttgatggatattccggatataaccaaattgtgatagctccggaggaccaagaaaagacaacgttcacgtgcccctttggcacctttgcatacaggcgcatgccatttggtttgtgcaatgcccctgcgacatttcaacgatgcatggtgagtatcttttctgattatgtggagaaaattattgagatattcatggatgatttcagtgtgtttggtaattcattcgATCATTGCTTGAGTAATCTGACCTTAattttgaaacgttgtgttgaaacgaatcttgtgcttaattgggaaaaatgtcacttcatggttaagcaaggtattgttctaggacatattatttctgaagaaggcattgaagtggataaatctaaggtagaccttgttcgtcacttaccctctccaacttcggttagagaggttcgttcgtttcttggtcacgcaggtttttataggcgtttcataaaggatttctccaagatttCACAACCACTATGCCGATTGCTTCAAAAAGAGGTGGCTTTCGAGTTTGATGGTGCATGCTCCACGGCATTCAAGCAATTAAAAGAAGCTCTTACTTCGGCTCCCATTATCACAcctccagattggagccttccattcgagttgatgtgcgatgcttcGGATTATgcgattggtgctgttttggggcaacgaaagaacaaacaacctcatgttatttattatgcctctaggacactaaatgatgctcaattaaattactccaccactgaaaaagaattacttgctgtggtatttgcattagataagttccgatcatacttacttggtactaaagttattatttttactgatcatgcagctctcaaGTATTTACTCACAAAAAAGGAGGCAAAGCCTAGactaattcgatggatgttgcttctacaagagtttgacattgagattcgggataagaagggcgtggagaatgtggtggctgaccacctaagtcgAATGGTGCATGAGGAAGCATCGCCAATTTCTGAAACCTTCCCCGATGAGCAACTAATGTCTAtccaggtaagtgagccttggtacgcggatttggtgaattatttggtgactaaacaagttcctagcaccctaaacaaattccaacgtgataaacttaaaaaggatgctagattttatgtttgggatgacccatacttgtggaaatattgttcagatcaggttataagaagatgtgtgcatgaatcagattttcactcaattttaagtttttgtcacacatatgcatgtgggggtcactttggcacccaaaggacagcttttaaggttcttgaatgtggtttttattggcctactttgtttaaagatgctagaaccttttgtttaacatgtgatcgctgccaaaggacaggtaatattagccaaaaagatcaaatgccgcaggtacccatctttgttgttgaaatctttgatgtttggggtatcgattttatgggtccttttccttcatcttttggtttcacctacatattacttgccgttgattatgtttcaaagtgggtggaagcgaaagccactcgaactaacgattctaaagttgtggcagattttgtgaaaactaatatcttttctagatttgggatgcctagggtgctaatcagtgatggagggtctcatttttgcaaccgtaccattggggcattactcaagaagtatcatgtgacgcataaggtttccacaccttaccacccccaaaccaatggccaagccgaggtatctaatcgtgagatcaaacagattttggagaagaccgttgggccaaatagaaaagattggagcttacggctggatgatgcactatgggcgtatcgaacggcttacaagacccccattggtatgtctccttttcgacttgtgtatggcaagccttgccatcttcccgtggaattagaacatagagctcattgggccatcaagaccttcaatttgaatgtggaccaagctggaattcatcgaaagcttcaattgagtgaacttgatgagataaggcatgaagcttatgagaatgctagaatttacaaagagaagaccacggcattccatgataagatgcttcgaggcaagactttcgaaattgggcagaaagtgttgttgttcaactcccgccttcgtctattccctggtaagttacgttccaaatgggttggcccgtttgttgttactaatctttttgtacatggtgcagtccaaattaagagcttgagaaccgggcaagaattcaaggtgaatggacatcgcttgaagccatactacgagaactttgtggagcatgttgtggaggagatcccactgcatgccgtgggttccaaggagaagtgaaggtgttcatcgtccggctggaagacgttaaagcaagcgctttaagggaggcaacccatttattctgtttgattgtctattttattacttgtttaattatttttggttatgactttctattttgaaacattaacaaatatgcaaaggattttaacattaaacttcgtggaaatgaacagcaaagcttcgccgtacaattccaatccagttcaagttcaaagctgtggaaagtcaacaagatcaactatctccaaaaccagatttgcgttcttaaactctactctgtctggtttttactttgccatatttgtcatgtttatttgtcgtttgttatttgcttgtttttggtgtgagtatatgcttgaaacattgaggacaatgtttgatttaagtgtgggggggagtaaccattgttttgcatgaaattcgtagaaatttatcacccattacttctagtgttgttccttgttgttttaagtatttttaagctgttttggagtgtttcagtgtgttttgacataaaaatccaaaaattcataaaaatttgaaaaattgtttttgaaaatccaaaaaaagagttgtttttgtgcgcttatttgtgtcttagggtaccttccaacacaatgatgaggattcagtttgtaattgcatgactgttaaagagagttataaacatggatgaaagtttgatttactctttatttatgcgtgattgtggttataacttatgaaatcacatgtaatcataaaagaaaaaaattagttttttgtaacatgcttgaaggaaagaactcaaactaacgctacaaccttgtgagaatTGAGCCTAAatatttatttggagagttaaaatctgtgcattattgttttctaaagtcgttgcatgatctcattattctttgcttggttattacttagaaggcgtttcatcatttagttccaaatgctagaactcatgcctatttcattcaaagcatgctattgatttgcataacacatattcaagatgaagttgtgtagttaccaccaccaaagccaaactgccatgtatcccatatcgttatatgtttaagttaaccccattgagccttgatagcctacattctttgttaaaccacattatccttacctagcctagtttaggaccatccatacccttattcttgaagcatagtaaagtatgagtcaaattgaattccttttgattaatgtatggcagaaaacaagtgtgggggaagtgattcttgtgtgtgtgtatgccaaaatcattcataaggcacgagtagaaaagaaagattcgtgaaaaatagaatgaaaagaagaagagctgtgaagagaaaaggagttgaaaaatatgtgaaaaagagttttaaagtgttgcttattgaagaaagggtccaaaacattgaattcggccctaaatattgcttgaatcttcccttcgtgtttaaaagttgattactgcaatctaagtgaattctaagttttcatttcattacttttcttgctattgctttaagaacgtttgttatccctatccttcatttgttagccaacaccccaagcccgttacaacctttgacttcaatcttgagtgttatgtgtttcaatttgtggagtttgaatttggtatgagcatatggtgtcactggttctcgcgtctaagtaatagcattccattcatgagatcatatctaaacatgcttattaactccagaaattgctttctttgtgatacatatatgtgagcattcgttttcatatctacatcaatcttctcacatataactagtatagggtgtgtagttggaaaatctgagtgaaaattgagtgcatatcttgtaaggaattgagtgaattctctaaggcatgttactacatcaaaaacattattttaattgattaattgtgaactagtaagtggtgactatgattaagtatgtgcttaagtgtaaagatgactcaaatctgtggggataatgatttttaacatgtcatgtgcattggaaatccctgaggcaaatgttggaaggtttaggttgtgttttatttgttttgtttcgttttatttctttgttttgctcgaggactagcaaaagctaagtgtgggggaattattgagtaaccattgtttt from Malus domestica chromosome 01, GDT2T_hap1 includes:
- the LOC139197448 gene encoding uncharacterized protein — encoded protein: MTRSSQPVREHISDFDGDFERTLRRKKKLQESNPLSPEPELEEQGIAMDNRTLKELAASGLDNAAPLCIQYPMAAQGKTEEFELKSSLLHHIPKFHGLSMEDPNKHLKEFEVVCSSMTPITVDGSILKMKAFPFSLMDKAKDWLYELAPGTVTSWESMKRAFLEKFFPTSRIILLRKKISGIQQSQGESFPSYYERFKSLVASCPQHQMKEELLLQYFYEGLLPLERQMLDASAGGALVDKTPRDAKTLIANRALNAQQYEGVGQRDTPRPHHVNEVSSISELQSQMANLTSMLSQLVEGPKTQGTTICGVCSIQGHQSDQCPQLIENGGWESANAVGYGNQNQPRNDPFSNTYNPGWRDHPNFRWRDAPQYGQQSGFRQPPGFFPRPMEPQPPPQAQSSQTNPGTSMNDDKTYQLLTTMAQGMQNQAKEVNELKKQMGQMAEFLGQFRENGKLPSTTVVNPKGGFESAKAITLRSGKEVRNKEDEKIQLKEDENTYPTARVPSPMPQPSKTSHPSTSGKNVPNVVISNTNLPNVPFPRRFAQSKKEESEKDILDTFRKVQVNIPLLDAIKQVPRYAKFLKELCTTRKRISNKEVVKVSENVSAVLQRKLPPKCKDPGSFTIPCVIGNTRFEKCMLDLGASINVMPYSIYASMNLGELKQDGVIIQLADRSNAYPKGVLEDVLVQVNHLIFPADFYVLEMEDSSHAPSLPILLGRPFMKTARTKIDVFMGTLTMEFDGDIIRFNLSETIKYPMEDHSCFAIDIVDSLAQVHLDRMNDDALEIALVHGIGARNKCGGIQATHGMESDHIAVPPCGEVFEMVAALESLTSHSGKSSLSILDSVLANKLLPSIVQPPTLELKPLPSHLKYVFLGEDQTLPVIISSSLTAQEEDKLIRVLKEHKSAIGWTLADIKGISPTTCMHRILLEEGAKPSREAQRRLNPPMLEVVKKEVIKLLDCGVIYPISDSRWVSPVQVVPKKSGITVVKNEEQELVPTRVVTGWRVCIDYRKLNAMTRKDHFPLPFLDQMLERLAGYKFYCFLDGYSGYNQIVIAPEDQEKTTFTCPFGTFAYRRMPFGLCNAPATFQRCMQGIVLGHIISEEGIEVDKSKVDLVRHLPSPTSVREVRSFLGHAGFYRRFIKDFSKISQPLCRLLQKEVAFEFDGACSTAFKQLKEALTSAPIITPPDWSLPFELMCDASDYAIGAVLGQRKNKQPHVIYYASRTLNDAQLNYSTTEKELLAVVFALDKFRSYLLGTKVIIFTDHAALKYLLTKKEAKPRLIRWMLLLQEFDIEIRDKKGVENVVADHLSRMVHEEASPISETFPDEQLMSIQFMSLTHLTKTLEELKKTDSHLKMEFEINDLGKTRLCFDLKFKHCSDGILVYQLNYTLNVLPLSIPMIVHMLYANETLEELIVFRQDISFAVDLGKDTAPRLHASIKLVLKITMKVTYQTRTR